A stretch of the Methylacidiphilum caldifontis genome encodes the following:
- a CDS encoding sensor histidine kinase, with product MKNLPLRWKIAFWTAFLVAVALLSSGMVTGIVLYRELVESTDRELKSDSLEFFNLLAEKQNRSLSASKSLSQDFENFEESSIMEFSTAESIPLYKSPLLKEKELFAGHPTDSFFYEKLDRGLYRIFYTQKNGYRLALGKNMASLYEILTEASHAYLLAFPFALLLSTLGGWWISRKALLPIRNLTSALEQIRASALHRRISIPAQDPDLKRLVSILNEMLARLEEAFQREIRLTADASHELKTPLTILKNELETALQRSDTDLQTEKTFLNLYEQVQTLNSLTQTLLFLSNLDRDNAFLKPAPIAISQVLNEIVEDVAIVASSKEITIKKELTEVGYLYADEDLLRRLLWNIFDNAIQHNISGGIIEVKLKPKPPDSCLIQVSNSGPIVAEEERKKIFERFYRGKNATEKATAGHGLGLNLCKEIVSAHKGEISYDVDERGLNQLTVVFPLSVNSFLSTKKAKDLLS from the coding sequence ATGAAAAACCTCCCTTTGCGTTGGAAAATAGCCTTTTGGACAGCATTTCTAGTTGCTGTTGCTCTGCTTTCTTCTGGAATGGTTACCGGAATTGTACTTTACAGAGAACTCGTAGAAAGCACAGATCGGGAATTAAAATCAGACTCTCTGGAATTTTTTAACCTCCTGGCAGAAAAACAAAACCGTTCTTTAAGTGCTTCAAAAAGTCTGTCCCAGGACTTTGAGAACTTTGAAGAAAGCTCGATCATGGAGTTCTCTACCGCTGAAAGCATCCCTCTTTACAAATCCCCTCTTCTTAAGGAAAAAGAGCTTTTTGCAGGCCACCCTACAGATAGTTTTTTCTACGAGAAACTTGATCGCGGTCTTTACCGTATTTTTTATACCCAAAAAAACGGTTATCGGCTAGCCCTTGGGAAAAACATGGCTTCCCTTTATGAAATTCTTACCGAAGCTTCTCATGCTTATCTGCTTGCTTTCCCCTTCGCCCTGCTTCTTTCTACTTTGGGAGGATGGTGGATATCTCGAAAGGCTCTTTTGCCTATCCGCAATCTGACTTCAGCCCTCGAACAGATCAGGGCTTCAGCTCTTCACCGCAGAATTTCTATTCCTGCTCAAGATCCAGATCTCAAAAGGCTTGTCAGTATTCTTAATGAAATGCTAGCTCGGCTTGAAGAGGCCTTTCAAAGAGAAATTCGATTAACTGCCGATGCTTCCCATGAACTCAAAACTCCACTGACTATTCTCAAAAACGAGCTTGAGACTGCTCTTCAGCGATCGGATACAGATCTTCAAACCGAAAAAACATTTCTCAACCTTTACGAACAGGTTCAAACCCTAAATTCCCTTACCCAGACCCTTCTTTTCCTTTCCAATCTTGATCGGGACAACGCCTTCCTCAAACCAGCACCAATAGCCATTTCGCAAGTTCTCAACGAGATTGTTGAAGATGTAGCCATTGTGGCTTCTTCCAAAGAAATAACCATTAAAAAAGAGCTGACAGAAGTGGGTTACCTGTATGCCGATGAGGATCTCCTCCGCAGGCTTTTATGGAACATTTTTGACAATGCGATTCAACATAATATTTCTGGAGGCATTATAGAGGTAAAGCTAAAACCAAAACCCCCTGACAGCTGTCTTATCCAGGTGAGCAACAGTGGTCCTATCGTAGCTGAAGAAGAAAGGAAAAAAATTTTCGAAAGATTCTACCGTGGGAAAAACGCAACCGAAAAAGCCACTGCAGGCCATGGACTAGGTTTAAATCTCTGTAAAGAAATTGTCAGCGCTCACAAAGGAGAAATTAGCTATGATGTCGATGAAAGAGGACTCAACCAGCTTACAGTGGTATTTCCCCTTAGTGTAAATTCTTTTCTCAGCACAAAAAAAGCAAAGGACCTTCTTAGCTAA
- the gpmA gene encoding 2,3-diphosphoglycerate-dependent phosphoglycerate mutase, whose product MRVVFLRHGESIWNRQNRFTGWTDVDLSSRGKEEAENAAKLLKEAGFEFDLAFSSLLKRAIRTLWIVLDEMDLMWIPVEKSWRLNERHYGALQGLNKSEMAKKYGEKQVLLWRRSYDIAPPKLDINDPSHPRFDPRYRDLSPEEIPSAESLKDTLQRTVPYWKEKIFPEILSGKKVLISAHGNSIRALIKYIEGISDEEIVGLNIPTGFPLVYDIDERGKKLSSYYLGDIEEIKQAQYKVAAQGKAIS is encoded by the coding sequence ATGAGAGTAGTTTTCCTTCGTCATGGTGAAAGTATTTGGAATAGGCAAAACCGGTTTACTGGCTGGACTGATGTGGACCTTTCGAGTCGTGGCAAGGAAGAGGCGGAAAATGCAGCTAAACTTCTTAAAGAAGCGGGGTTTGAATTTGACCTCGCTTTTAGTTCTTTATTGAAACGGGCAATTCGTACCTTATGGATTGTCCTAGATGAAATGGACCTGATGTGGATTCCGGTGGAAAAAAGTTGGCGTCTTAACGAAAGGCATTATGGGGCTCTTCAAGGATTAAACAAGTCGGAAATGGCCAAGAAGTATGGAGAAAAGCAGGTCCTTTTATGGCGTAGAAGCTACGATATTGCTCCCCCCAAACTGGATATTAACGATCCCTCTCATCCTCGTTTTGACCCACGCTACCGGGATTTGTCTCCTGAAGAGATCCCTTCGGCTGAAAGTTTAAAAGATACCCTCCAAAGAACCGTGCCTTACTGGAAAGAAAAGATTTTCCCTGAGATCCTTTCTGGTAAAAAGGTATTGATTTCTGCCCATGGGAACAGTATCCGGGCTTTAATAAAATATATTGAAGGTATCAGTGATGAAGAGATTGTGGGGCTTAATATACCCACTGGCTTTCCCCTAGTTTATGACATTGATGAGCGGGGTAAAAAGCTCTCTTCCTATTACCTAGGAGACATTGAGGAAATAAAACAAGCCCAGTACAAAGTAGCCGCCCAAGGTAAAGCGATTAGCTAA
- a CDS encoding TolC family protein — translation MKTAIILVQLFFCAFLGFSLQRLNGAENKEGFLKDLLNRGLSSNPDVRYFFLEIEAAKGQQIQARLFPYPQFIGYIGPWSSGGSATTPSAFSPYGYQFYELYQPLPFPGKLKSRKEIAALDREIAELIYRRYKLFLAFKIYSLAYSIGLNEESLRITQEIIERINLLIDFLSKRPKIGIQALVELRILEGGRVGFLQNKRDLEQNLASLKSQLNALLNLSPSNPIHAHILPSGPLPKLSLEYLKQTALENNPTLLIHERLTRRAEKELELTRLNAYPDFTVGPFWEYNKGINTDQGGGVTFTVGIPFSGSNVPGQAGFAWTTNKGNIMSAQAKLDQSRSLYKATVQFIYGLVGSRFAVYEKARDQLLNLPSENMLEHLSRAAAMAERQYRLGAIDINRFLAVQRQFLAVTYAIRGAQIDAISTFYELQNIAGIDSSQTSL, via the coding sequence ATGAAAACAGCGATTATTCTTGTTCAACTTTTCTTTTGTGCATTTTTGGGTTTTAGTCTTCAAAGATTAAACGGAGCAGAAAATAAAGAAGGTTTTTTAAAGGATCTTCTCAATCGAGGTCTATCCTCCAATCCTGACGTCCGCTACTTTTTCCTGGAGATCGAAGCAGCCAAAGGTCAGCAAATTCAAGCACGACTTTTTCCCTATCCCCAGTTTATTGGCTATATCGGGCCTTGGAGCAGTGGTGGATCAGCAACTACTCCTTCTGCATTCTCTCCTTATGGCTACCAATTCTATGAACTCTATCAACCCCTTCCTTTCCCTGGAAAGCTCAAATCCCGAAAAGAGATCGCCGCCTTGGATAGGGAGATAGCGGAGTTGATTTATAGGAGATACAAACTTTTTCTAGCATTCAAAATCTACTCCCTTGCCTACAGTATCGGTCTTAACGAGGAAAGTCTCCGGATAACTCAAGAAATTATTGAAAGGATAAATTTGCTTATCGACTTTTTGTCCAAAAGACCTAAGATCGGCATACAGGCTCTTGTTGAACTCAGAATATTAGAAGGTGGACGAGTCGGTTTCCTTCAGAACAAAAGGGATCTAGAGCAAAACCTTGCTTCTTTAAAATCCCAACTCAACGCTCTTCTCAACCTCTCCCCCTCAAATCCTATCCATGCCCACATCCTTCCCTCCGGGCCATTGCCCAAACTAAGCTTAGAATATTTAAAGCAAACCGCCCTCGAAAACAACCCTACCCTGCTTATTCATGAGCGTTTAACCAGGCGGGCAGAAAAAGAACTCGAATTAACCAGACTGAATGCTTATCCCGATTTTACTGTTGGCCCCTTTTGGGAATACAACAAGGGGATCAACACTGATCAGGGTGGAGGGGTAACTTTTACAGTCGGTATTCCCTTTAGTGGTTCAAACGTTCCGGGACAGGCGGGGTTTGCATGGACGACAAACAAGGGAAATATTATGAGTGCCCAAGCAAAACTTGACCAAAGTCGATCTCTTTACAAAGCGACCGTTCAATTCATCTATGGCTTGGTTGGATCTCGATTTGCCGTGTACGAAAAAGCCAGGGATCAGCTTCTCAACCTTCCTTCTGAAAATATGTTGGAACATCTGTCAAGGGCTGCGGCGATGGCTGAAAGACAATACCGGTTAGGTGCGATCGATATTAACAGGTTTTTGGCGGTTCAAAGGCAATTTCTTGCTGTAACTTATGCCATCCGTGGAGCTCAAATCGATGCGATATCCACTTTTT